From one Rosa rugosa chromosome 4, drRosRugo1.1, whole genome shotgun sequence genomic stretch:
- the LOC133743690 gene encoding tyrosine--tRNA ligase, chloroplastic/mitochondrial — MRMAAAVTTSRAFLYSHHYHSLPFFLPSFFTASRVPRFHTRSPILLSAVKCLHSSSRRQNVVDILEERGLLESLTSEQLRHACSDPSIPPLKVYCGFDPTAESLHLGNLLGLIVLSWFQRCGHQTVALIGGATARVGDPSGKSLERPELDLETLSRNTSGITNTIGKILGSSGVSILNNYDWWKEVRLLDFLKDVGRFARVGSMMAKESVKKRLESEQGMSYTEFTYQLLQGYDFLYLFRNEGTNVQIGGSDQWGNITAGTELIRKILRADDAAYGLTFRLLLKSDGTKFGKSEDGAIWLSPSMLSPYKFYQYFFSVSDADVVRFLKILTFLDMNDIKQIESDMNRPGYLPNTAQRRLAEEVTRFVHGQDGLDEALKATEALRPGADTKLDWNTMQVISEDVPSCSFPYHQVLDLSVVDLSVSSGLLDSKSAARRLLKQGGLYLNNSRVDSENKRIESQDIVDGKLLLLSAGKKNKVLVRISSSS; from the coding sequence ttctttcttccttctttcttcaCTGCCTCTAGGGTACCCAGGTTTCACACGAGGAGCCCCATCCTCCTCTCTGCTGTCAAGTGTTTGCACTCCTCTTCCAGGCGTCAAAATGTGGTTGATATTTTGGAAGAAAGAGGGTTGCTTGAGTCCTTGACCAGCGAGCAGCTCAGGCATGCCTGCTCCGACCCTAGTATCCCTCCTCTTAAGGTCTATTGCGGGTTTGACCCAACTGCCGAGTCATTGCACTTAGGAAACCTTCTTGGCCTTATTGTCCTCTCATGGTTCCAAAGATGCGGCCATCAAACCGTAGCTTTGATTGGTGGCGCCACTGCCCGTGTTGGAGACCCTTCTGGCAAGAGTTTGGAGAGGCCGGAGCTCGATCTGGAGACTTTGTCGCGGAACACCTCAGGTATTACCAATACCATTGGGAAAATTTTGGGGTCCAGCGGGGTTTCCATCTTGAACAATtatgattggtggaaagaagttaGATTGCTGGATTTTCTGAAAGATGTCGGTCGATTTGCGAGGGTGGGCAGCATGATGGCCAAGGAGAGTGTGAAGAAGAGGTTGGAGTCAGAACAAGGAATGAGCTACACAGAGTTCACTTACCAGTTGTTGCAGGGCTATGATTTCCTCTACCTCTTCCGCAATGAAGGCACCAATGTTCAGATTGGAGGTAGCGATCAATGGGGAAATATAACTGCAGGGACTGAACTCATAAGGAAGATTCTTCGGGCTGATGATGCGGCTTACGGCTTGACATTCCGTCTTCTTTTGAAAAGTGATGGTACCAAATTCGGCAAGTCTGAAGATGGTGCCATATGGCTTTCCCCATCCATGTTGTCTCCCTACAAGTTCTATCAGTATTTCTTCTCTGTTTCCGATGCTGATGTTGTCAGATTCCTCAAGATTCTCACTTTCCTAGACATGAACGACATCAAACAGATAGAGAGTGACATGAACAGACCTGGATACCTGCCCAACACCGCGCAGCGCAGGCTTGCTGAAGAGGTTACTCGTTTTGTCCATGGTCAAGATGGTCTAGATGAGGCTCTCAAGGCAACTGAAGCATTGAGGCCTGGCGCTGACACTAAATTAGACTGGAACACCATGCAAGTCATTTCAGAGGATGTCCCCTCCTGCTCTTTCCCTTATCATCAGGTCCTAGATCTTTCCGTTGTTGATCTTTCAGTGTCATCCGGTTTGCTTGACAGCAAATCCGCTGCCCGACGTCTATTGAAGCAAGGGGGGCTTTACTTGAACAACTCAAGAGTTGATAGTGAAAATAAGAGAATTGAATCTCAAGACATTGTGGATGGAAAACTTCTCCTTTTGTCTGCAGGCAAGAAAAACAAGGTTCTTGTACGGATATCAAGTAGCAGCTGA